The following coding sequences lie in one Lytechinus pictus isolate F3 Inbred unplaced genomic scaffold, Lp3.0 scaffold_20, whole genome shotgun sequence genomic window:
- the LOC135157969 gene encoding uncharacterized protein LOC135157969, whose translation MGSAWVGGLVSIWVLAGPHVGSSHLNCSTPYVPNHARIQDPRLNYQFRDRVTVTCDADQSSFTLQCHNKGLWSGPDVSCPVPPPSASKVLSCNAPVVPPYATIGNFRLSYKPGDRLNVTCDIRGEPVTLECDDGLWTGQNVVCDSPAPACNPPNIPSISYIEAVKPRYKNGDQVNITCNDNSEQFVWECQEDGLWRGRYITCAFNVTPIAGPNPGPPAPIRNPPKEVSGREYFITGLLVVAVILFVLVLMSLAMFFIFVRNRGYGLASPSKEALSEKARGPLPDVPEGYANYVAGEQSLYVEPYLKQNGDPSPSYEVYEKPV comes from the exons atggGTTCCGCATGGGTTGGAGGTCTCGTTTCCATCTGGGTCTTAGCTGGGCCCCATGTTGGTTCAA GTCACCTCAACTGCAGTACACCATACGTTCCAAACCACGCCAGAATCCAGGATCCTCGCTTGAACTATCAATTCAGAGACAGAGTGACTGTGACTTGCGACGCCGACCAATCTAGCTTTACTCTGCAATGTCATAATAAAGGCTTGTGGAGCGGACCAGACGTATCTTGCCCAGTGCCTCCACCATCAGCATCAAAAG TGCTCTCCTGCAATGCCCCGGTAGTGCCTCCCTATGCCACCATTGGGAATTTTCGACTATCCTACAAGCCCGGGGACAGATTGAATGTCACGTGTGATATAAGGGGAGAACCGGTTACATTGGAATGTGATGATGGCTTATGGACAGGACAGAATGTAGTGTGTGATTCACCCGCCCCAG CGTGCAATCCGCCGAACATTCCTTCGATCTCATATATTGAAGCTGTTAAACCACGCTACAAGAATGGAGACCAAGTGAATATTACATGTAACGATAACTCTGAGCAGTTCGTCTGGGAATGCCAAGAAGATGGTTTGTGGCGAGGAAGGTACATCACATGTGCATTCAATGTAACACCTATTGCAG GTCCGAACCCAGGACCTCCTGCGCCAATAAGAAACCCACCAAAGGAAGTCAGTGGCAGAGAGTATTTTATCACCGGCCTACTTGTAGTAGCTGTCATTTTGTTCGTTCTGGTTTTAATGAGTTTGGCGATGTTCTTCATTTTCGTTAGGAA TCGTGGATACGGCTTGGCATCACCATCAAAAGAAGCTCTCAGTGAGAAAGCTCGGGGACCTCTGCCAGATGTTCCGGAAGGATATGCGAATTATGTTGCTGGCGAACAATCACTGTACGTTGAACCTTATCTCAAACAAAATGGAGATCCGAGCCCCAGCTACGAAGTCTACGAAAAGCCTGTTTGA